DNA from Mycobacterium sp. SMC-8:
GGTCGCTTGAGGTCATCTGGTCAGCGCACGAGTCCTCGGTGTGGAGCGACGAATGCCACCCCGAGGAACCGATGCGGCCGAAGATCATGCGCGCGGCATTGCGCGATCATCAGCGGATCATCGAGGCGATCGTCGACGGAAACTCCTCACGCGCAGTGCGATTGGCGCAGGATCACCTCGCCGCCGCCCGCCGCAACACCCTGGCCGTCGGCTCGGACAGAACCATCGAAGCGAAGCTGATCGCCAATCACGACCGTTGACACCCCACGACGACAGGATTCACCATGACGAGCACCGATGACGGCCGCGTGCTGTTCGAGGTCGATCGCGACAAGCGCATTGCCACCATCACGCTGAACAACCCGAAGCGGCGCAACTCCTACGACGCCTCGATGCGGAACTTGCTCGCACGCTACCTCGACGACGTCGCCGAGGACGACGACATCACCGTGGTGTTGCTGCGCGGGGCCGACGGCGTGTTCAGCACCGGCGCCGATATGAACAACGCGTACGGCTGGTATGGCGGGTCCGGGCGCGACCAGGGCGCTCCTGGGGCCAGGCGGCCCAGTCAGCGTCGGCGGCTGACAGTGGACCGCAAGTCCTTCGGCTTCTACCACAACCTGATGGGCTTCCCGAAGGTCACCGTCGGGGAGATCAGCGGGTACGCGCTGGGCGGTGGGTTCGAGATGGCGTTGATGACCGACATCTCGGTGATCGCCCGCGACACCAGGATCGGCATGCCGGCCACCCGATTCCTCGGGCCCGCGCTGGGTAGCTTGCACATGTTTTTCCACCGGCTGGGCCCGGTGCTGGCCCGGCGGCTGCTGCTGACCGGTGACGTCATCTCGGCCGGGGATGTCGAGCACCTGGGCGTGTTCACCGACACCTGTGACGCTGCCGCGGTGCCGGCCAGGGCGCGGTACTGGGCCGAGAAGGCCGCGAAAATGCCGGCCGACGGTGTGGTGATCGCCAAGGAGGCGTTCCGGCTCGTCGAGCAGAGTCAGGCCTATCAGGGCGAAGAGGTCGCGAGCTACCTGTTCCACGCATACGGGACGAACCTGCAGTTCGCCGAGGGTGAGTTCAACTTCGTCAAGACGCGTGCGCAGCACGGGACGAGAGAGGCCTTCCGGCTGCGTGACGAGCATTTCCACGTCCCGGAGCCCGAGCTATACCCCGACTCCCACGCCGAGTGATCTGGCTCACCTTCTGTCGACACTACATTATCTGTTAGTTTTGTAACGTCTGTCTGTCACGAAACCGAGGTCGAAGAGCATGCCAACACCCGTCATCGTCGGTGCTGCCCGGACGGCCATCGGCCGCTCGTTCAAGGGCGCACTGGTCAACACCCCGCCCGAAACCCTGATCACCACGGTGCTGCCCGAGGTCATCCGCCGCTCCGGCGTCGACCCCGCCGACATCGACGACATCATCTTCGCTGAATCTCATTACGGTGGTGGCGATCTCGCACGCTACGCCGCCGATGCCGCCGGACTGCAGCATGTGCCCGGTCAATCGGTGAATCGGCACTGCGCCGGCAGCCTCACCGCGATCGGCAACGCGTCTGCCCAGATCGGCTCCGGCATGGAGCGGGTGCTGATCGCCGGGGGCGTGCAGTCGCTGTCGATGACCCCGCTGGTGAACTGGCGCATCCCCGGCCCCGAGCTGAAGTTCGAGGAGCGGTGGATGCCGCCCACGCACGTCGAGACGCCGGACGCGCCGACCAGGGACATGTCCATCACCGTCGGCTGGAACACCGCGCAGGCCGCGGGCATCACCCGCGAGGAGATGGACGCATGGGCCGCCCGGTCCCACCAGCGTGCCGTCGCCGCGATCGACGCCGGCAAGTTCGTCGATGAGATCGTGCCGCTCAAGGTCGAGCAGTTCGACGGTTCGGTCATCGACTTCAGCGTCGACGAGCACCCGCGCCGCGACACCACCGTGGAGAAGCTGGCGGGCTTGAAGGTGCTGCACCCCGAAATCGACGGCTTCTCGATCACCGCGGGCAACAGCAGCGGCACCAACGACGCCGCCGCGGGCGTGGCCCTCGTCGAGGCCGACTACGCCGCTGCGAACGGC
Protein-coding regions in this window:
- a CDS encoding enoyl-CoA hydratase/isomerase family protein, producing the protein MTSTDDGRVLFEVDRDKRIATITLNNPKRRNSYDASMRNLLARYLDDVAEDDDITVVLLRGADGVFSTGADMNNAYGWYGGSGRDQGAPGARRPSQRRRLTVDRKSFGFYHNLMGFPKVTVGEISGYALGGGFEMALMTDISVIARDTRIGMPATRFLGPALGSLHMFFHRLGPVLARRLLLTGDVISAGDVEHLGVFTDTCDAAAVPARARYWAEKAAKMPADGVVIAKEAFRLVEQSQAYQGEEVASYLFHAYGTNLQFAEGEFNFVKTRAQHGTREAFRLRDEHFHVPEPELYPDSHAE
- a CDS encoding thiolase family protein — encoded protein: MPTPVIVGAARTAIGRSFKGALVNTPPETLITTVLPEVIRRSGVDPADIDDIIFAESHYGGGDLARYAADAAGLQHVPGQSVNRHCAGSLTAIGNASAQIGSGMERVLIAGGVQSLSMTPLVNWRIPGPELKFEERWMPPTHVETPDAPTRDMSITVGWNTAQAAGITREEMDAWAARSHQRAVAAIDAGKFVDEIVPLKVEQFDGSVIDFSVDEHPRRDTTVEKLAGLKVLHPEIDGFSITAGNSSGTNDAAAGVALVEADYAAANGLDVMAKVRAWGAVGVAPRDTGLGGVKVIGRVLDRAGLKPSDVALWEINEAFASVPIAACKEYGIDEELVNFSGSGCSLGHPIAASGARMVTTLVCELQRRGGGIGVAAMCAGGGQGGGVVIEV